Genomic segment of Chelonoidis abingdonii isolate Lonesome George chromosome 5, CheloAbing_2.0, whole genome shotgun sequence:
CTGTAGCGCTAGCTTTTAATGGGTTTTCAAGCATACTTTGGTCTGCGTCATTTGCATTACTAGTGATATGTGACTAGGAAAGAATTCAgctttttacttgtaaatgaaGAAAATTTCCTCTGGAAGTCACTGAGACATAATAAATACGGAACCTTCAAAATATCAATTTTACTGTAACTTTTCAGATTAGAAATGCACTTATACATTTGCAAGATAGGGGATGATACTGCTACTGATACAAATTGCTTACCTTCAGCTGGCTGATTGCAGCATGTGCATGCATACCTACTGGTGTTGATAAGCCTAAGCCATCAAAACGTGGAGGTTCTTTAGGTGAATGGATAACATAAATTATCCCAGCATCAATAAAGCCAAAAGTAGGGTCATCAGTGAATTGTGCCTGGTACAAAAAGAATTCCTTAGAAAAGCAATGGCTTGATATGTGTTTACCTTGTGGAGCTTAGCTTTGTTTAAAGCTGCACCAACCATTTTGCTTGGATTTGAATCTCCGGTGACAGGTGACAAATCACCTCTgacaattaaaaaacccaaatataaaagtaaatgaaattcaatgtcctTTGGTATCTAAAGTTtacaaaatgattaatttttcttctttcttctcctctccctaACTTCCACTGAGGGATAATGTAAGATTCTTTCACAACCCTGAGAATCATCTCTTTACATGACAACTAGTCTTCATGTTCCAGCACATTTCCCATTATTCCCGCCAGAAGCTGCCACTGTTATTCCTTACACCACTTAATGAGAAATGTTAAGTGctcagctgcttcccctcccctttttaaaatcatcatagattttctgttttcttccttgATCTTATTTAGAATATTTTCCTCCCCATTGGTTACATGGCAGTTTTCTGTATTTGGTAGTGGTATCTTAGGAAATCTGCCAATAGTGATCCAAGGTAAGCAATTAGGAGCAAATCCTAATTGGTTCTGAGTAGctgcagctcctactgaagtcagtattCAGCACcactcaggatttggccccaaatgACTGTCTCCTGGAGTTCTGAACAGATTTTAATGGAAAATCAAATAAGCCAGTGAATAAAGTAGAGGGCACTATCTTGAAGATGTTTTTAAATTAGGTTTCATTCTCACATTACTACTTCTAGTTTTTGAAGCTGTAGCACGTCCTGCATTTGCCCTTGGATTATTAATTTCATACAAGCCAAATTTAATGATAATCATTTGAGCAATTTACCAAGGAATGTGGTGGATTTTTCTAGCACTTTAATTCTTAACTCAAggttggatgtctttctaaaacatATGCTCTAGCTCACTTCAGAAGTAGTGGGCTTGATGCAAGAATTAATGAGTGGAATTAtatggcctttgttatgcagaagatcagactagattaacATTATGGTCCCTTCAAGCTTTCAAATCTTTGAAGCTACAAGTTAATGGATGTTTAGGTATATATCTTATTGTGATATCTATACCTGTTTGATATCAAAAAGTAAACTTAAGCCTCTTCCAGAAACACTCactcttctccttgctggaaGATTCACGTGATTAAAAGTAAAGCAGTTTCCATATTCAGTAAAGACATGTTCAAAATcctttaaaacaatgaaaacaaacagaaaattaaaaattgaaacaagataATCTAAACTTAAGCTAGTGGCTTTGGGAATGTTTTATGGACTaaattttctaaatgatctgcttGTGCTCCTGTGAAAACGGCAGTTGAGTATGTAAATCCCTGATCGAAACTGTCCTACAGCGTGAGATCCTTTTGACAGAAACCAACCTATGCAGTTCTGTAGAAGGACTGTCATTCTCTATTAAATCTGTGGGTTACCTAGAGTAACCTTTATAGGATACTATTGGTTTTATCCCTCTTAAATTCTGCAGGATTTCTCCTTAAGGAAATGGATGATCACTTCCAAGTAGTTTAATTTGCAGTAGATGATGTTTAGTTCAGTAGCTGCTTCTTGTTTCAAGTGAATGTATGAAGCCATGGTAAACTAGATGAGTATGGACTAGTACTTGCATATTACTGTAGTCGTATTAGACCTGAATAGTGTGACTAAATAAATTTGCGGGTTTGATTGTCTTTCATTGCTTTGAAGTCTTAGCTGCAAGGGCTTGTTGTTActgctaatatattttaaattagagtCAACACAATTCTATCAGTAACTCTAAGCATGCTGTAGGTTCTCAATAAAGGTTAGGTGAAACTGAAAGACTGTTGATCTAATTTTGTTCTCACTTTAGTGTAAACTGGGAGTGACTCTGTTGAAGTACAGTCATAAAACAGATGTAAAGTGGGGTTAGAAATCAGGCcctcagttttgtttttctaaaaattttATTTTGCCTTTCTTTGTTAAGTATTCCTCTTATTTCTGCATGTAATTGATACATTTTTCATGGGAGGAGTACAGCCCTGACTAGCACTTtggcatgtgcttaaaattaagcacatgagtaatcccattgattagCCATATGCagaaactcctactgaaatcagtgggagttttattttgcatatataagggctgcaggatcagatCTTGTGAGGCACTTGAAAGGtggcctttgaaaaatcagacttATCCACCACAATGTAATTTGGTATAAAGTGACTCAGATTAGTCTCATTTTGTGACTATAGATAAGATCTGTAAACAGTCTATTTTTGAGACAATATTACATTTTTGTCTCATTGTTACTcttatgaaaaaggaaaaatattaccTCCGGGTAACATGGCTGcccaaaaaaatcacattctaGCAAAGTGCTGCTGTTGAGATAAAAGCCATTATTTCTTGTAAACTCCTCAATGCTGAAGTTTTGGTTTCCCTGAAGGAAATCCTTTATCTCTTGAGAGAACTTGTTGTCAATATCAAATGCATGAAGAACTCCAGACACAAtgctccaaaggaaaaaaataatactgaGGTTGGCTACTGCATGGACTTGGAATCTGTCAGTAGGAAAGAGAACAGTTAAAAGAGTAACCACAGTATTTTTTATGAAACTCTCCCTCAAACACTAATTGTCTAGTCCACCGGAATCACACCTTACTCTGCATTACAATGAATGGATAACACAATCTTGTTTTTTATAGATCAGGTTACCCTTTGTGCCTGAAAACTGAGAATAGCCTGGTGCATCACTTAGACAGCTCCCAGTTCGGTCTGTTTACAGCAGTCTCTCTGCGGAAGAGGTTGTACTTACCTTATTCATCCACAGCTTCTTGGAATAGAGGAGGTTCTAACCATCTTGCACTGCCGATATCCATTACCAGGAAGCCTGGTGGCAGGCAGTGGTATAAATCATGGGTGGAGATGGAGATCTAACTCCTAGCATCAATTCAAAAATCCTAAAATATTATGGGGCCTAAAAACACCTTTCCCATATAAAATGTTAGACGATTCTGATGGGGACATGAATTAGGGATTTGCTGAACAGCCATTGTAGATTTGAACTTAAGGTGTTGAACAGAGAATAATAAACCATTACTATATGACTTGGTTCTGGGACTGCTATTTTATGCTAATACTAATATTAAAATATCCTTATACTGAAGGGTAATAAATGGATCAAATGTATATTAATATCTAAGATGGCTGAATGGGTAGAAAGATCTTATTGCAACTCAACAAAATACTATTACTTCCTGGGTTAACTTTGGTTGTAATTTTACTTTTGAAAGCACACCACATCCTAAATAAAtccagaaataaataataaagattgAAATGAACAGCTGGGGGTTGAAGCAAACTGACGTGTTAGTAGCCAGCTGCCATGCTCTGAATTGCTGATAAGTAACTATAACATTCTGCAGCTATAATTACAATAATTGCATTGTACTTTTAAAGTATTTCCCACCACCCACTCTCATCATGGTGCATATGTGATTACCCTGCCTACTTAgtttaataattttatattatcaTCTTTTGCTTTCTAAATGGGCTTCTAGTAGTGGCACTGCATTTTCTGCAACATTACCTGCTATGGCTTTATAGCTGGAGGGACCGAGGGCCAAGGAAGCCTCAgagatctgagagttaaacctgTGACTCATTCTACTGGGAGATTGGAGACAGCAAAGCTCATTTCCCCAGTGGAACATTGTGGGGAAACGCTACATGGGTTCTGAGATTGGACCTAATGGTTGCTATAGTAATGAGCCAGCAGGTTCAATATACTCTTTTAAAAAGTATCCAGCTGAATCTGAGTCAGGTATATAAATAATATTGCACTTTAAACTGATTTGGGAATTATTGCTGATATTTTCAAGTGTAGGTTCCTAAAATGAGTTCCTAAATAAAAGTTACccagttttcagaagtgctgaacagcCATCAACCCAGTGACGtcaacaggagctgctggggctttgcacctctgaaaatcaggtttctTCTGTGTAAGAACTTAACAAAGGATGTAGAAGCCTAGTTTTAGCCTCCTAGGCTTGCAAATTTTGGCATCTATGTTTGGTCTCTGTGATGGGATTGGCAACAGTCCCTCAGAAAAGATTACAGGATGAGCATCTATCACTTAAATATACTCGTGACCTTGTGGTTATATAATATATGTACATTCTACCTGTCAGTAAAGTATGATTTCTGATGGCCTACGCTGAGTCTGACTCCTGACCTGAGAGGGATTAAAATCTCTCTATTCTGTAGTGAAATTCAGTGTCAAAAATTCCCCTAATTCTGAAATGTCTACCTCTTTAGTTAAATATTTTACCCAGAACTATGGGAAAGAACCTGTAATCTCTGTAGAGCCAAACTCTGGCTCAGCAATTTCTTCAATTCATTCAACGTCCACTAGCAGCATGAAACTAACTCCCTGTCCACCAGGTTGAAAATTGACTATAGTCTGTccccatgttttgttttatttgaataGGTGTTCTGCAGAATAATGATACATTTTAGGACATTAAAGAGATCTGTTATTGCAGCATGCATTTGATGTATCTTACCTGTTCAAGTTACAAAAAGTCACAGCAGGGAACTCAATGTTTTCCACATACTGAACTATTATTGAAGTTGTGGTTGGCCAGCTGAAATAATTGGAGAATCGATTCCAGATTTGCCAAGCGACAATGATGATAGAGCCCAGGACCACTAACATCCACAGGACCTTTCGTATCTTGCTCCGAGTTTGGACAATATTGTGCACCCCATGGAATGAAGTGGACATGGCAAACTCATGGTcaaacttctttctttcttccaatGAAGGCAATGGTTTCCTTGTTAAGTATAGCCTTATCTTTTCCAGCAATCCTTAACATTGGACAAGATGAAAAGTTAGCAGtagttgggttgttttttttttgttaaaacttttAAAGGGTTGTGGTTTAAATGTTACATTAGACAGAAGTTCCTCTTGAAACAGGCTTCTAATGCCCTCCAGAGAGGAGTTTAGAACCAGCTAGtatatggtttctaaaatagaaagCTCCCTCCTGAAGGTGTTTTAGAATTCCAAGAGAGTTGTGCATTAGAAGATTAGCTGAGTCTATCCTGAACATCCACTGCAATCAGATAGTGATTGAGCCTTGGCAACAGCAGAACACGAAATAGCATATCCTTATAGTTTTTTAACTATAGTCCTTTAAGATAAACTAACAGTCCCTGTAGCTTGGCATGTCATGACAAAGGCTTAATGGAGAGATATTTTAATAAGGGCTCAAATCTGCAGAATGTTACACACCTACTATGAGATGCTGAGCAGTTGGTGCTCCCAGTAACTTCCTATTAACTAGGTAGGGTCAGGCTTTGAGTCTTACAAATGAGCTTAAAGgggaaacaatattttaaaataaatttcacttTCTCATTATTGAATGTTAGAGGACAAAAGCTAGAGGGCTACAGCCTTAAAGGTTAGAGATAACCAAGAAAAATTCATGTAGCGTTATAGCATGGCTCCAAACCTTTGAAGCAGAGAGGTTTTATCTTATTACCCCAAGGGTTTTTTATTGGTTTTCAAATAGTTGAAGAGCTACAGAAGTGGATATAATAAAGAACTTGAAATATAGTAGTTACACAGAATGCTTAGTGTTGAaccatcctttgaggtttttgAATAGAACCTTCTACCTCACAACATCAAAAGGAGGGAATTTTAACAATGACCATGTACAACAGAGCCCTAATAGGATCAACAGTTTGGCAAACTGCTTTAGTTAACGGTGGTTATATGGAAGATATTGTATGCTAGCTCGTCATGTAAAAAACATAACAATAGTAACCCAAAGAAGCTTCACCTAGAAATAATATTGAGGATCTAAGAATAGGTGATTCCCTCAGCCCAATTCTTAACAACTACTAActaccctgccccccacccctcccaaaaaaacacaaccaccacAACCAACAAACCACCCATCCATCCACACAAACCTTATTTTAGCAGGAAGTAGGTTCAATAGTTTTGCAACCTATTTAGGGATAGAGTGTTATCCCTAATAGAGCCACACAAAGCAAGCAATGGGGTGTAGGCCTCCATCTCCTAATGCCTTTCTGTGGCCACATTAAGACTACCTGGGATTTGGGTGGTTCCTGTGCAGAGCTCAAGGACTAGATTCTAGATTCACCCACTCCAGAGGGCAAGTGGTCATGGAGGATGGAAAAGGGTGAGAAATGGGTAGCTTCTGGATTCTGCCATTAACCTGTGGTGTCCAACAGAGCTgactgggccagcagcaggaagtgaGCTGCACCCTTTCAAGAGTTGCAGTTAATTACTGTTTCAATCCCAGAGGAAGAGTGGGGCATGAAAGAAATTGTGACAGTTGCAATGcctcctagatctctttctgaaAAGTGCAGTTGTGTATTTTTCCCCCATATTCAAGGCTGAGTACAAAAAGAAAAGTCTAAGTCTTTATCTTGTCTAAAGGCCAATATTTTAGTCGGatcctaaaaaaaataaaagtcactaCTCCACATCTTTACATCTTCTGGTAGTACCCTTGGACTCCACCATACATATTCTTGcaactgtttgcaggatttggcacTGTTGGCAGGGCTATAATAAGCAAGCAACACTGGCCTGACTCtgattccattgaaatcattattaaaaattccattgactccaacagAAGTAGCGTTAGACCAATGCTgacttcttttgaaaatcccaccttaaatGTTTATTTGTGTAGCACCTTTTTATTCCCAAGGCTCCTCAAATACTTTTACTGGTCTGAGCTAAATCTTGTCACAAGGCAAGGAACCCACCTTACCCTATATCACCCCTATGCAAACAGCCAGGCAGAATCTCTCTATGGAGCTCAAGTGAATTTCTTGGAGAGATGTCCAGCTTCAAGTGAATTTCTTGGAGAGATGTCCAGCTGACATATGGGACTTCAGACCTCACCACCACAGTTAAGTGGTGGTTTTAACTCCTTCCCAAGTCACCATACATGTATGTTGCAATTGGTAGCAGAGGAGCAGATCCAGCTACCACTGAGCATAAGCAAAGTGAATTCATAGCATGTCTGTATCTGTTTCTCCCAGGTCACAATAAGCAATCCAACCCGGGCTGAGCCCACAAAGGAGTCCTTATAACAGAGGCCATGTTTCCCTATATCTCTGCTCCAACTTGCTACACTGGCTAGGGGAGTGCTTAGTATGTATGGTATCATTCACCTGTATCTCATATGACAGACATACGCCAACAAAACTCAAGATAGTTTATTCAGCAAAATAGTAATTTATATGGCATGTGAAAATATGTAACATGCAATTCCAGTACCATACGTAACAACTACAATAAGCACATATAGTACTGCACGTATTCATATAGATACTTTTGTAATAATACATGATGTTACCAAGTATTTTAGAGTCTGCTCTTTCAGCTCTATCTCATCATGTGAGTAAAGGTTTCAGGACTGTCTTTATGTCACTTACAGATTTCTCATGAAAATACTCTAATTTTAGAACACTATGGTAACCGAGCATCCTACAGTAATGTCTAAATATGTTAGAGCAACCTGCCTGATCATATATTTGCAATGTGAATATTTTCATTTGCGATGTATTGAAAGGAAGTAACAAGCCTGTAATTCGGCACAGGTAATGTGTTTTGAGATTTGTGTCTGAGTGTATGAAACAACATAAGTGCTAATGGTATTTAACgaaataatggaatggctgatatggagctcaattaataaagaattaagaaaGCAAtaaaattaatgccaatcaacatgagtttatgcAAAGTAGGACCTGGCTAACCTGATATCCtttctgatgagattacaagtttggttgatacagGCAATAGAATTGATCTAATAGACTTCTATGAGGcttttgacttggtaccacatgacacttttattaagaaactagaacaatacaaaatcaacatgACTCATATTAAACGGATTGAACAGTGGCCCACTGATAGagctcaaaatataattgtaaatggagaatcatcataaGGAGCATGTCTTTCAAGTGGGGTCCTGCCAGGATGGGTTCTAGGATGTATGTTATCTAGCATTTTTATCAatcacttggggaaaaaaaacataaaatcatcattgacaggatttgcagatgacacaaagattgggggtGTGATACggaatgaagaggacaggtcactgtacagagagatctggatcacttggtaagcagGGTCCAATTGAACAATCTGAGTTTCAACATGGCCAAATGTAAGaacatacatctaggaacaaagactatAGGCTATACTTACAGGCTGGAGGGACTCTATTCTGGGCCGTTGTGACTCTAAAAAAGACTTCAgcgtcatgatggataatcagctgaacatgagctcctaaagcaatgctgtggccaaaagggctaatgtgatccttagaTGTATAAAACAGGTAATATTGATTTGCAATAGAGTTTTATTATCTCTGTATCTGCCAAAGATACAGCCGCTACTGGAATAccttgtccagttctgatgtccacaccAAGCAgggtgttgaaaaattggagagggttcagaggagaatgattaaatgattggaaaacatgccttatagtgatagagctccttgagtctatttagcttatcaaagagaagaaataatttgCTCACACTCAagaagtacctacatagggaacaaaaatCTGATAATAGAGAGCTCCTgaatttagcagacaaaggtataagatttaatggctggaagttagaagtagacaaattcagacaagaaataagGCATATTTTAAattgtgagggtaattaaccattagaataaCTTTCCAAAGGTTGTCgtggattgtccatcactggaaaattttaaaatcaagattggatgttttttctaaaggaTACTTTCTAGTTCAACTACAGGTATTGGACTTAAAGCTGCAATTAATTCAGAGAAATTGTGTGGcccatgttatgcaggaggtcagattagatgatcacattAGTCCCTCactcctggccttaaaatctaccaATTCATAAATACTGCCATCACTTATAGGGGGCATTGTTTAGTTAAAAGTGTAGCATTAAAAGATAAGTTATTACTACTTCTAAATACATATTTCCATTTGTCACACTCATTATGGGTATAAATTTTAATTACATCgcttgtttctctccttttctttgtgTATTCTCACCATATATTAATAAAACTTTGGAGCAAGCTTCCAGATTAAAGGAGATTATTCCCACTCCCATTTTGGTTGTGGATTCTAAAAACCTATTTTAAGGcaagaaaaggtaaaatataaGCTAATGTATTACAAGATTTCTTGTTACATACCTCTGGCATCAAATCCAATACACTTCCTAAACTGCTCCATTAGGCTGTTCATAGTTTCAGAAGGGAGGAACAAGTACAAGCTTCCTTTTCATTGTTGATCACTGTTAGTTAATGGCTTTTATAGAAAACTAAAGGGGTGGGTATATTAGATGTCACACCGCACTGGACAATTTGCCTGCCTGCGTTGCTATGCTTTGCTTTCTAAATAACATGAGCTGCAAgtaaaagaaaagattaatttttatgGCAGGATAAGGTATATAATGTTAAGTACATATAATATTGGGTGTGTAACAATGGAGAATCAGTCTTTGTGCTGAAGTACATTGCCTCAAGTGCAAATagctttttaataaataatttcagTTAATAATAACAATTTGCTTGATTTGAGACGGTGCAGTATAATGTTGGTGGAGTGTACAGGAACAGTAGAGTATATACCTTGAAATAGTTTGGGAGCCCTCTAATGGGCCTCCATCTCTATAGCAGAAGCTACCAGAGAAGCAGTATTTATATGTAGCTAGacttatatatttatatatagttaGTAAACATGTTTATTTGGAAATTAACTGTGTGTGGTTTCTTcaatattgttatttatttatgtactatttattgtatgtatttgaaaTCTTTTACTgaggcaaagttacaataaaatattaacatactCCATTTTACATAACTTAGTCAGGATCAGATTAATATTTAAAGAACCTAGTTAAAGATTTTGGCTTGCAGGCTGTTGAGCCCACCTCTTTTGAGTACACTTAAAAAGATATTCAAGTTTCTAAATCACTCTCCTCTTTTTGACACTTCTTATGCATGTACATTGTGTGAAAGCTTTCCCATTACAAGGATGGTCTATATTTTACTATACCATAATTCCATAGGAGGAGGGAGTCACATTTTTCCAGTAATACAACACCTAGCTGCTaacaataaaaaacaattaaattgtCAGCACAACTCATGCATACCGAGAGCAGATATACAGAAGAACCaaagagttatgaacaccagagttacgaactgaccagtcaaccacacacctcatttggaacctgaTGCgtgtaatcaggcagcagcagaaacaaaacaaaaagcacaacaaAAAACACAGTGCAGttctgtgttaaacgtaaactactaaaaaataaagggaaagcagcatttttcttctgcatagtaaggtttcaaaactgtattaagtcaatgttcagctgtaaacttttgaaagaacaaccataacgttttgttcagagttatgaacaacctccattcctgaggtgttcataactctgaagtatTTTAATTAAGGGGTCCGTGAAAGGTAAACTTCTCATGTTTGCCAATGTATATGCTCCCATTCAGGgggtaagctttttttttttatcagtttttaGAGATTTAGGAAATTTTAGGAAAGGAGATATTATTTTAAAGGGGAATTTTAACAAGGTGATTAATCCCACATTGGATGGATCAAATGTACTCAGAGGGCATTCAGGAGGAGGAAGTTCAAATTTGTTGCATCACATAGAGTATAGGGATCTGGTGAATGTCTGGAGGGAAATGAACCTGGATGTTAGGAACTACATGTTATTCTGCAACTTGTGGATTTTATTCCAGGATTGATGTGATTTTTGTTTCTAGGGGCTTGGCTTTGATTGAAAAAGCTAATCTGGGAGTTATAACTTGGTTTGATCAACCCCCTGCATAGATTAGTTTGAAAGACTAGGATTCACTGCAAAAAAAGGGCCAGGCAGTTGGATAGGGCTTTGGTGTGTGTTGAATTCAAGGGCTGgaaaaaacattcagaaatgtAT
This window contains:
- the ASIC5 gene encoding bile acid-sensitive ion channel, with the translated sequence MNSLMEQFRKCIGFDARGLLEKIRLYLTRKPLPSLEERKKFDHEFAMSTSFHGVHNIVQTRSKIRKVLWMLVVLGSIIIVAWQIWNRFSNYFSWPTTTSIIVQYVENIEFPAVTFCNLNRFQVHAVANLSIIFFLWSIVSGVLHAFDIDNKFSQEIKDFLQGNQNFSIEEFTRNNGFYLNSSTLLECDFFGQPCYPEDFEHVFTEYGNCFTFNHVNLPARRRVSVSGRGLSLLFDIKQAQFTDDPTFGFIDAGIIYVIHSPKEPPRFDGLGLSTPVGMHAHAAISQLKTVNQKYPWGECNPNIKLQHHKIYSTYGCLQECKARHIQDKCGCLPFLLPGNGTECDLQKFYSCVSPALYNIELMGLCTVGTHNSTCPVPCEETDYPATVTYSSFASEKALKFFSTKLKRSPEYIRENLVYIDIKYHDLNYKMTRQQRARSVSELLADVGGQLGLFCGASMITVIEIVEYVFTNFCWLCIFLLLKAPEMPQWNIPAQNECTDKEGIQEC